One part of the Fusobacterium pseudoperiodonticum genome encodes these proteins:
- the folK gene encoding 2-amino-4-hydroxy-6-hydroxymethyldihydropteridine diphosphokinase codes for MDKIYIRDLEFIGYHGVFEEEKKLGQKFYLSLELSTDLREANDDITKTTHYGEVAETVKKIFFQKKYDLIETLAEDIAREVLLSFPLIKEVKLEIKKPWAPVGLPLKDVAVEITRKWNEVYLSLGSNMGNKKENLEKAIKEVSKIRDTFIIKESKIIETEPFGYKEQDDFLNSCIGIKTLLTAREVLTELLAIEIRMGRERKIKWGPRIIDLDIIFYNKEVIEEDDLIVPHPYMEYRDFVLKPLEEIIPNFVHPLLSKRISALRKELENEKN; via the coding sequence ATGGATAAAATTTATATAAGAGATTTGGAATTTATAGGTTATCATGGAGTTTTTGAAGAAGAAAAAAAATTAGGGCAAAAATTTTACCTAAGTCTAGAACTTAGTACTGATTTAAGAGAAGCTAATGATGATATAACAAAGACAACTCACTATGGTGAAGTCGCTGAAACAGTAAAGAAAATATTTTTTCAAAAGAAATATGATTTAATAGAAACTTTAGCAGAGGATATAGCAAGAGAAGTGTTATTGTCTTTTCCTTTAATAAAAGAAGTAAAATTAGAGATTAAAAAACCTTGGGCACCAGTTGGATTGCCACTTAAAGATGTTGCTGTTGAGATTACAAGAAAATGGAATGAAGTGTATCTTTCACTAGGTTCAAATATGGGGAATAAGAAAGAAAATTTAGAAAAAGCCATAAAAGAAGTGTCAAAAATAAGGGATACTTTTATTATAAAAGAAAGTAAAATCATAGAAACAGAACCTTTTGGCTATAAAGAACAAGATGATTTCTTAAATTCTTGTATAGGAATAAAGACTTTATTAACAGCAAGAGAAGTTTTAACAGAATTACTTGCCATTGAAATAAGAATGGGAAGAGAAAGAAAGATTAAATGGGGGCCAAGAATAATTGATTTAGATATAATTTTCTATAATAAGGAAGTTATAGAAGAAGATGATTTGATAGTGCCTCATCCATATATGGAATATAGAGATTTTGTTTTAAAGCCTTTAGAAGAAATAATACCTAATTTTGTTCATCCTTTACTTTCAAAGAGAATTAGTGCACTTAGAAAGGAGCTTGAAAATGAAAAAAATTAG
- the folE gene encoding GTP cyclohydrolase I FolE: MDSKRIENAFLEVVEALGDVEYKDELKDTPKRIADSYKEIFYGIGIDPKEVLTRTFDINNNELIMEKNIDFYSMCEHHFLPFFGTICIAYVPNKKIFGFGDILKLIEILSRRPQLQERLTEEIARYIYELLDCQGVYVVIEAKHLCMTMRGQKKENTKILTTSAKGIFETDINKKLEVLALLK; the protein is encoded by the coding sequence ATGGACTCAAAAAGGATAGAAAATGCTTTTTTAGAAGTTGTTGAAGCATTGGGAGATGTTGAATATAAGGATGAACTAAAAGATACGCCCAAAAGAATAGCAGATAGTTATAAGGAAATTTTTTATGGGATAGGTATTGACCCAAAAGAAGTTTTAACAAGAACTTTTGACATCAATAATAACGAACTTATTATGGAGAAAAATATAGACTTCTATTCTATGTGTGAACATCATTTTCTACCTTTTTTTGGGACTATTTGTATAGCTTATGTGCCAAATAAAAAGATTTTTGGTTTTGGTGATATATTAAAGCTTATAGAAATTTTGTCAAGAAGACCTCAGTTACAAGAAAGACTTACAGAAGAAATAGCAAGATATATCTATGAGTTATTAGATTGTCAAGGTGTCTATGTAGTCATAGAAGCTAAACATTTATGCATGACTATGAGAGGACAAAAGAAAGAAAATACCAAAATTTTGACAACTTCTGCAAAAGGTATATTTGAAACTGATATTAATAAAAAATTAGAAGTTCTAGCACTTTTAAAATAA
- the glyS gene encoding glycine--tRNA ligase subunit beta, translated as MKLLFEIGMEEIPARFLSQALTELKSNFEKKLKNNRIKYEGIKTYGTPRRLVLVVDEVADMQEDLDELNIGPSRERAYKDGELSKAGEGFLNAYKIDESQIEIVKNDKGEYIAFKRFAKGEPTEKLLPEILKELVLEETFPKSMKWSDKTIRFARPIEWFLALYGNNVVEFEIEGIKSSNKSKGHRFFGKEFEVSSVEDYLKKIRENNVIIDISERRKMIEEMINKALLEDEKADIDEGLLDEVTNLVEHPYAIVGNFSEDFLEVPQEVLIISMKVHQRYFPILDKKGKLLPKFIVIRNGIDFSQNVKEGNEKVLSARLADARFFYQEDLKIPLDQNVEKLKTVVFQKDLGTMFNKVKRTEKIAEFLIGKLKYNYMKADILRTVKLAKADLVSNMIGEKEFTKLQGLMGSKYAMERGEEIGVAIGIKEHYYPRFQGDLLPSGIEGIITGLSDRIDTLVGCFGVGLIPTGSKDPFALRRTALGIVNIIINANINISLKELVNVSLDALQADQVLKGDRAKVEADVLDFLKQRMINVFTDMKYRKDIVLAVLDRDADNITNALEIVKVISEKLALNKLEALLQVAKRVTNIITKGNNNVTVKEKLFKEEIEKTLYIESKKVGEEAEKAIKENEYADYFEKMTSLVPTIDKYFEAVIVMDEDRNVRENRINQLTFIKNLFDRIAYLNKID; from the coding sequence GTGAAATTATTATTTGAAATTGGAATGGAAGAAATACCTGCAAGATTTTTGAGTCAAGCTTTAACTGAATTAAAAAGTAATTTTGAAAAGAAATTAAAGAATAATAGAATAAAATATGAAGGAATCAAAACTTATGGAACACCTAGAAGACTTGTTCTAGTTGTTGATGAAGTTGCAGATATGCAAGAAGACTTAGATGAATTAAATATAGGACCATCTAGAGAAAGAGCATATAAAGACGGAGAACTTTCTAAAGCTGGTGAAGGATTCTTAAATGCATATAAAATTGATGAAAGTCAAATTGAAATAGTAAAAAATGATAAAGGTGAATACATAGCTTTTAAAAGATTTGCAAAAGGAGAACCTACTGAAAAATTACTTCCTGAAATTTTAAAGGAATTAGTTTTAGAAGAAACATTCCCTAAATCAATGAAATGGTCTGATAAAACTATCAGATTCGCAAGACCTATAGAATGGTTTTTAGCACTATATGGAAATAATGTAGTGGAATTTGAAATTGAAGGTATAAAAAGTTCAAATAAATCTAAAGGACATAGATTCTTTGGTAAAGAATTTGAAGTTTCTTCAGTTGAAGATTATTTAAAGAAGATAAGAGAAAATAATGTAATTATTGATATTTCTGAAAGAAGAAAAATGATTGAAGAAATGATTAACAAAGCATTATTAGAAGATGAAAAAGCAGATATTGATGAAGGTTTATTAGATGAAGTTACAAACTTAGTAGAACATCCTTATGCAATTGTTGGAAATTTCTCAGAAGATTTCTTAGAAGTTCCACAAGAAGTTTTAATAATATCTATGAAAGTTCATCAAAGATATTTCCCTATCTTAGATAAAAAAGGAAAATTACTTCCTAAATTTATAGTTATAAGAAATGGTATAGATTTCTCTCAAAATGTAAAAGAAGGAAATGAAAAAGTTCTATCAGCAAGACTTGCAGATGCTAGATTCTTCTATCAAGAAGACTTAAAAATTCCTTTAGATCAAAATGTAGAAAAATTAAAAACAGTAGTTTTCCAAAAAGATTTAGGAACAATGTTTAATAAAGTTAAGAGAACTGAAAAAATAGCTGAGTTCTTAATAGGAAAATTAAAATATAACTATATGAAAGCTGATATTTTAAGAACTGTAAAATTAGCTAAGGCAGACTTAGTTTCTAACATGATAGGTGAAAAAGAATTTACAAAACTTCAAGGACTTATGGGATCTAAATATGCTATGGAACGTGGAGAAGAAATTGGAGTAGCTATAGGAATAAAAGAACACTACTATCCTAGATTCCAAGGAGATTTATTACCTAGTGGAATAGAAGGAATAATCACAGGATTATCTGACAGAATAGATACTCTAGTTGGTTGTTTTGGTGTAGGATTAATTCCTACTGGTTCAAAAGACCCATTTGCTTTAAGAAGAACAGCTTTAGGAATAGTTAATATCATAATAAATGCAAATATAAACATATCATTAAAAGAATTAGTAAATGTTTCACTAGATGCTTTACAAGCTGATCAAGTATTAAAAGGTGATAGAGCAAAAGTTGAAGCAGATGTTTTAGACTTCTTAAAACAAAGAATGATAAATGTTTTCACAGATATGAAATATAGAAAAGATATAGTTCTAGCTGTGTTAGATAGAGATGCAGACAATATCACAAATGCTTTAGAAATAGTAAAAGTAATTAGTGAAAAACTAGCTTTAAATAAACTTGAAGCTCTTTTACAAGTTGCAAAAAGAGTTACTAATATCATAACAAAAGGTAACAATAATGTTACAGTAAAAGAAAAACTATTTAAAGAAGAAATAGAAAAAACATTATATATAGAGTCAAAGAAAGTTGGAGAAGAAGCAGAAAAAGCTATTAAAGAAAATGAGTATGCAGATTACTTTGAAAAGATGACCTCTTTAGTTCCGACTATAGATAAATACTTTGAAGCTGTTATAGTAATGGATGAAGATAGAAATGTAAGAGAAAATAGAATAAATCAATTAACTTTTATTAAAAATTTATTTGATAGAATAGCTTATTTAAATAAGATAGACTAA